A region from the Fusarium musae strain F31 chromosome 1, whole genome shotgun sequence genome encodes:
- a CDS encoding hypothetical protein (MEROPS:MER0037236): MDHWDPALINPIAAKRPIITIDNAGVGRSEGEVPKQYKQWAQYYINVLRALDVNKTDVMGFSMGGCVAQLVALNGKDLVRRLILCGTMPSTGEGVVPAPSLKAFNALSAAKTEEEHKEAFLMSMFNTSDKSRAAGEAAWERITTARKDRTDHVDPANARLQGIAFAKFMDPKQAKDASYDRLEELRIPVLIANGSEDLLLPTENSIVIWKKLKNAQAQLHLYPDSGHGFLYQYADEFSKLINVFLGDESKVSSRL; encoded by the exons ATGGACCATTGGGACCCAGCTCTCATAAACCCCATCGCGGCCAAGCgccccatcatcaccattgaCAACGCAGGCGTAGGGCGCTCAGAGGGCGAAGTCCCCAAGCAGTACAAGCAATGGGCACAATACTACATCAACGTCCTCCGCGCGCTCGACGTGAACAAGACTGATGTAATGGGCTTCTCTATGGGCGGCTGTGTTGCTCAGCTAGTCGCCCTCAACGGAAAGGATCTCGTTCGTCGGCTTATCCTCTGTGGAACTATGCCCAGCACAGGCGAAGGTGTAGTACCAGCGCCTTCTCTGAAGGCCTTCAATGCTCTCAGCGCTGCCAAGACGGAGGAAGAGCACAAGGAAGCTTTTCTTATGAGCATGTTTAACACTTCTGACAAGAGCAGGGCTGCGGGTGAGGCTGCATGGGAGAGAATCACTACTGCACGAAAGGATAGGACGGATCATGTTGATCCCGCGAATGCTCGTCTGCAGGGAATTGCTTTTGCAAAGTTCATGGATCCGAAGCAGGCTAAGGATGCGTCTTATGATCGATTGGAAGAGCTTCGTATACCTGTGCTGATTGCAAATG GAAGTGAAGATCTTCTGTTGCCTACAGAAAACAGCATCGTGAtatggaagaagctgaagaatgcCCAGGCGCAACTACACTTGTACCCTGATTCTGGACATGGCTTCCTGTATCAGTACGCGGATGAATTTTCCAAGTTGATCAACGTTTTCTTGGGTGATGAGTCCAAGGTATCAAGCCGTCTTTAG